From Malaya genurostris strain Urasoe2022 chromosome 2, Malgen_1.1, whole genome shotgun sequence:
gtTTTAAGCATTTCGACATACGTGCGCTTACACTGTGCTTttaaaagaaagcttcattttgtctttgcgCAACTTATATGCAGCGCATGCTGAAAGGTCATGAAGACCCCacaataaatgcatttttcaatttttttaccgcaATCATTATCTGAATTCTCATTCATGAGACCATCCATTACATAAATATGGTCTCAACTGAATTATATAACACGACAATATACTTGGATTTGAAATAGAATAAAAACACTGATCCACCTGGTAGACGCTTTCCACACGGTAGACAAGTCGGGAACACTCCGAATATTGGCTGGCCATCAGCTTTTATTTGCACCGCAGCGACTTGCGGTTAGCACCAACAAGTTTTTTACCTGAGGCTATAGTTTTCTTCGTCTCGATAGCAGCCGTTAATTAACGAGCGAGTAAtaacgaaacacaacctctttgcTTGAATgcattttactgaatgaaaatatgttttaatttaaaaacaaaatcttcTTTCACAAAAACCAGTATTGCTTCGTAGATTGGGGGATTCTACCGAAAATCATTCACCATCTGACAatacactggaacctcaatttactgctcagggtcatttcgccgaaagccgtttcgccgaaaaccattttgccgaaagggttatttcgccgaatgacacttcgccgaatgccatttcgccgaaaatcatttcgccgaaagggtcatttcttcgaatcctgaaatcgtcttcaaatcgtaattggaattgatttaaaataaggacaaatgaaagatgatagcgttaatgcCCGTTttattgacctacaattgtgagggagagtgttcggttaccgccacccttttcttttaagcttataacttctgactaagtgcacattatgcagacatatatacatcaatgaaagctaaagtccctagctaaaaactgaataagaaactaagttgattcattcgattgaaaaaactttattatcaattcaGTAAAGTGAtatattttggccatttcataaaaggtgttcggttacggacaccccaagaaatttcgctaaaaatggaaaaatgtaagTAAAAACTgccattattcaaagaaaaaaacgggATTTATTCCTGttggaggcgttttggacaaaagtcttcattgtctgatggtgacttcgccttggctctcttggccaatgatttggatggtgacgCCTTTGGCGTTGATtaggccggtcttccaccggcttcgcgggatggaatacgttgctgcagtcgaatttattggcttcttatccactaagcaacgtttaatggcattagtgcattaaagttaattttccttgacttggacgatttgtttgaagttgccatggctaacagaaccagagaaccaaagtttttgcttatatgacggatgtattgaaggtGTCAATTTCtgcacgtgttgcatatcacccgagatgtcaggtaatacaataagtttagctagcaaaaacgaaaagattGCGCgagttttcaaaagtctgtaattacTGACGAATGTATGCAAACAatcaaagtttcaaagttaactaagaaatttgataatttacagacaaatttgcagacttggcatctctgcatatcactgacaatttttcgcgatttggcgtaaaaaattggataccggtaaccgaacaccttgcggtgccggtaaccgaaatcggtagacattttgaaaatgacgaaaaaaacttCGATTtcgcctcataaatattcaatccactcaccttttcgattgatacttttcaaattatgataatataaaaaaactaaaaaaaaaaacttttgtgttgattttcatgcatttaaaatttgttttgagcgcagcaaaaagtacaagcgtctgattgcttcggtattcggcacaaaaagaacgtgctgctattacacacacacatgacatttgtcggaatgacgctatctgctttctgtcaaaagttacagtGGGGTGCCGCCAACCCAACACCTTCccctacttcttgaataaaaattgatttttgaactctcgaataaagattgattcatgaacctcagaacggagttcccaagaaaacttgttgactattagctactaagcatcaaagcaattgcataggtgtatctaccaggcaaatgtatgtggtattttccgtttattaagtgaaaataaaaaaatatctaatacggctacgccacatcgttttggttcatgtgctgtccgacctcgctaccgctcgttcggacctaactgaagctttgagtagaccgggcatacGAGGTGGTTACAGGTTTATATGCaaaaggccgccgcttccgacgacgGGTCGGCGGCCTCAGTTGGTGTCGCCTCTGCtttggttatgtggctgcgccacatcagttatacatagCTATTCCAGGGAGGTTCCCAACTTTAGtaaaaacaggtcttaagatctactcgagcattcagcagtctatgtattgtttttcaatgctgctcatagtcgtagagctacatactgcttacttgTGTATTTTGTTCTTTTCTCAGAACAGTCCCAATCGTCCTAGAATTTAAGTGAAAACAGGCTTTAAGATCTACACGAacattcaacagtttatgtataatttttcaatgcaatTAATAGTCGTAGAGCTACAATTCCAGGTAGTTTTTAGATGGCCTAGAGCAATCACAATTGTGCTATTAATCGCATGTGGCATCACGAATATAAACCTAGAACGAGAAGttcgttaatgcactttgttacactggtagatcttaaggcctgaacttcaggtagtttttggatggatcatcggttacgttggtagaccttaaggccttttccgaggaggttttggatgagCAAGTTCTcctacagatcttatcacagtatgtcaattttctgtaaatagtactacgagtgcataccgcactcaatagtcatataaaagtgattatatacaatatttgtATTCTAGATAATTTTTGGATGCCCACGATCTTATTTAGACTCTTTGGAACTAAACAATTCAAtaatgtacatttcacaatattcaattcccTGAACCATGTTAGAGTTgttttgtatatgtatataaattgaGATTTGCTCATtttgcaaaaacctttttttacgcgatcatcgcataaattaaataaaaaatcgcgttatttcaaataaaacgcttAAAAACAGTCGCGTAAATTAAGTTcgtgtaaattgaggttttagtgtactATTCGTCGTtaagtgttttattttttcgcacAGGACAGTGGAAGATCGTGAGCAAGCAGTCCGAGAGAGCGTTGCGCAGAACCCAAATGTGCAAAGGTAAAGTTGGAGGTTCAGATTGCAAAGCGCCAAACCAAACAATTTAGGTTTAGGCAATTACCAAAATTATGCAGGgccattttatatattttactcTTTCGACCCTCTAAAAATAAACCTTCAACGGATGTCCTCCGTTGGTCCAAAACGTTGCACCGTTGGTTCGATGAATGTCTAATAAATCGTCCAACGGGAGGCCGATACGGCACTTTCATttaccgattttgaaacagaccattgAGCCGGGTGCCattattttcgttcaacaaacccggtagACAGAGGTCCGTTGTTGAGtcattttcaatatgaggagttggagccccgttggactaatttttactgaagaatttttgATGTTTGTAACTACTTAGTTTTTCGAATAAACTCTAATAACCTGTAGAATACTTCTATTTCGCGTAGAATAACAAtacattttctttttatatgAAGAAAACACTCAATTAGtatttcgttcaataaactTTTATCGCCCTACAAGACCGATCCGCTTTCTTAGTGGGGAGCTTAAGAATTGGTTCTTCGTTTGCAGGCAAGCTTTACTGCACATTTTCATGTTCTTCCAACTTTTATCCATGCTCTATGTGACGTTATCTGAAATGCATAACGTCGAAAAGATGGTATAATTTACAAGCTTTCAAGCTTCAAACTATATTGTTCTCCAATGAAACTTTCGTGATCACTAGCAATGGGGCTGCTCCATCAAAACACATTTTCCTTTTCATGCTGTTGATACACGTGTCTTATCAAAGGGTGAATTGATTACATTCAAATTCGAGCTCGAGTAGTTAGTGCTATTCCAGTGTAGTATATATTTCCGTTCAGCAGCAATGATGCCTTCATATTTATCTCATTAAgcttcacaaaaaaataattttttcgattGGCATGTTCGGTCGTAAACTTTATCCAGACTGTCgacatgaaagctcttttgtgAGTCGTTAAAAAGTAATACAATTGGacactaactcaaaattggctcgATGCATTCACACCTAATTTATCTTTTGGTGTTcagtaattatttttaagattgCGTGCTGTAAAAATATCAGAATGATCTATAAAATTTATCAAACTCACTGTCATCTGTAAGGAACTGGATATCTCATTTGGCAATCTATGTGCACCTGTGGAAAGCAAAATGATATTTTCGTCACTACAGAGCCACTAATGATTAAATTAACAAGAATGAATGCCTAAAAATCGAATACCAGCTGAAAAGGTCCAAACTGCAACTAAAATCTGTGATGATTGAGAGCCAAACCGGATTGTGATATATAAATTGATAGTGATCAAAGTTAACGTGATTTTCTAGAAAATGTTTGGTTCCAAAAATTACAATTCATATCTATATAAAAGGCTAGGAGCAAGTCTTAATTTATTACaattaaattgttttatttatctattttttgGATTCTTGACCAATTTTGTAATTTCCaagtcgctaacttcatattcaTTGACATTTTCACGATATGCCTTTGGATTTTCCGTCTTACGCTCAGCTAAATCCACTAATAACTGTTCTTTGGAAACTTGATCGAAACTCTTTCCTTTtccaaagaaaatatcctccgAATAAACACGATCTTTTCGTCGGTAGGTTCCATGCAGCACGTCCCAGAGATAAATATTAAAACCGAAATTTACATGGAAATACTGGTGATGATTATCGTGAAACATCGTATCCGGTTGCCATGGTTGCCACCAAAATGACTTGATTGATACCCcactgtgatttaaaattccatGGACATATGTGtaaatttccacaaaataaaacGCAGCTGGAAGgggtgaaaaataaaaataaactgacttcgaatagttataaataaaaatcatACCCCAATGCGTTGGAATTGTGAATATTGGTAACAGCATAGTGAGTTGAACATGCAAAATTTCGATCGGATGAATCGCTGTTACTGAAAATGCAGTCGGCTGTTTGTAGGTGTGATGCAACTTATGAAAATTCTTGTACAGCCATGGCCAGTGATATATTCGGTGTAACCAGTAGGTTAAATAGTCCTGTAATAGAAGTAAAAAAAACTCTCGCAACTATCAGATACAACAAGTACTTACctgatacaaaaaaataacaataatttgTGCAAAAAACCACCACCAACCATATTCATCCCAGCGGTAGTACAAAGTGAGAAGTCTACCATTATTCATAGCATAACAAGAAAGAATGCCACTCAAACAACTCATGATGAGCAAGGAAAATGAACCAACAAATACCTCATGCAGTTCTAGCTCGGGCGCCATAAACTTTTCAGGCTGGCATTTCCATTCATGAGGTTTATCTCGCTTGTTGATATAGTAGTACCACTGCAAGAAAGAAAACAAACTCGATTATTAGACATGTTTCGATTGGTCACCTATAAAAACACTCACGTGAATGAACCCACCGGCACTGAAATAGATTAGGAACGAACCAATGACTGCCCAAATCACATAGTGCGGCAGACCTTGCAAATTCAAGTATTCGAGAAGAAAATCCCACTCCGCCTTCTCAGTTCTGTTCGCTGTTGCTATTGTGTCAGTCAACCGTGGACTGCTACCGGAATCGCTAGTGCCGTTGAAGTGTTTGACCATATGCACGACAATCGCTATCCAGTCACCTAAACGGACAGATAACGGGTTCAAATCAATAAAATATGTACTCGTGAGCTATCAACAATCCAGGTTGGCACGTCAATAAAAATTGTCATTTTGGGAACCGTCCCAAACAGGTGTTAAATCAAAATCTCGAGTGCTCATAGATTACCGTAATGCTTAAGTACACAAACCTTATCAGTTTTCTTTGCGCTTTGTGAAACTCTTAATCAAAAGTCATATGTCTCACGTCTGATGAGATGAAATTCAGTTTACAACTAATCCAAATCAATTTTACTTGAGCGTTGAAAAAGATTTCAACCACAGCGATCATTACAGAACTTAAAAGTAAtcagcttcaaaacaaatgcatCCTCGAACAATCCTTCTTTGAAATTTAAAGATTAAAAACCGAATGActtggaaatttacattttctTCCGAACTGAGATCGCTGTCATAGTGAGCGAGAGAAGCCGAGTTGAGGTTATAGCTGACATGATTTCAGCTATTTAAATGGATTCTGTGGTAGTGCGAGCTGAGTCGAACAGTGAAGCCGAAACCGATTTCTCACCTCAAGTCTGATATGATCTCTGTCACTAGCAGCGAATCAGAAGAATCATGTCAGCGTAGATGCGAGAAATTAGCATGACTTGTTCTACTCTGACAGAGTCCTTTCCAATTTGTCGAAGTACACGACTCGCTACACACATTCTAATGCAAGCTCCCAAATCGACTCAGTTTCTCGCGCTCGCTCTGAATGAATGGTAATACTCCATTACCATTTTCGCAAATCTATTTTTGTTAATTTAGTTTCCATCATTGTTAACTTTAACAATTGAATAAATCTTGAGACATGTTAAAAAAATCCTCGTGTCTGGAACGGTTTGATCACTTGTAGTAAAGTAAAATCAATTGAACTTTCTACTTTTGTGACTCTTTTatacttagaaaaaaaatcatccaggAAAGTTTTTTGTTCGGGATTCTACAGCAAATACAGATAGATGTTTTCTAGAGCCCTAAAGAAAACGTTCAATAGCCAATTCAAATTTATCATGGAACTCTGGCTGCACACGGGAGATTCGTATCCGTCCAAATAAGAACCGAGTAAAATAAATCcatgttatttgaaataaatttgtgtAGTTTCGATAAAGAAATAAATGCACAATTTCATGAAATAACTCTGATATTCATACACGGTTTAAATAAGCTTTTTAATTATAACTTTGTGAAGTCACTAATAATGTTTTCCTTTTCAAATAACCGTGAGGAAAATGTCGTGTATCATCGCGCATAGAAAAAATGTGTAAAAGCAGACTTAGGTGTATCACAATTCATCTTTGAGTAACCTTTActatgaagttttttttcatcaCCAATTTATGTGTGAGTTATtcatggtatatgacacaattTAGTTGATACTGTTGCAATTCACTATTCACAATTTTACTATTACGGAAGCTCCAATACCTTTGATTGTTGACGCCATAAGAACCAAAGCAAAGGTGACAAATGTATTCCGCATGTATTCTGGTAACTTTATCCAAAACTTATCCACTGTCAAAGCATATCGCTCAACCCATTTTACACCTTCTATCATTGGATTCCTGAACAACATGgattcacatttttcattcaCAAGTTCCTTGCGCGTATCCGTACGTCCGTTATTATACCTTCAAGAAACGAAATAAATTGATTCGTTATCACAAAATGGAAACTAATTCACAAAGGTTCATTGCACGAACTAAAAGAACCTCTTACATTGCGCGAAACATGCATCCCTTAGTGACGTTGAAAAAAGTCTGATTAGTCAACTCAATTGGTGCCTTTATATGCAATATTTTTCCTGATAATCTTAGATAATGAATTTTGTCAAACTCTGCCCCATAATCAAGGCGACAAGGTGATTacaaattgattttatttatgtattCTAGTGCTATCAAAAATATATTGAGAGCGTTGAATTAACCATTtagataaaaatctgaaaaattaaACGGTCTTTATTTGGATTGAAATGTTAATCTATAGCATTCCAAAACTGTTACTTAAACTACAGATTTTTCTGattaaatttttattctttAGATgaatgaagtcaaccatttttaagGAACGAGCATACCATTGTGAGTAAAACGATCGCCTCTCGCGCAACATAAGTAGGTTCGATTCTCAACGACGCGCATAGAGTCGTGCCGTACCCAATGTGCATTATGTTCAACTGCGAACCTAGCCGCTTCAGTTGGTATTGAACAGTCGTTGGTTCCTGGAcgattttctggctacctagagttgcatcgattcaaggcttcagtctgtttcaaggctacctgaatatcTAACAGCAGGTGCGGTGGAACAGATTTCGCCCAGATGTGAAGGGGAAAATTGTGGTAAGTTTAAGGGGTGGGAGAGGTGTAATGATGTGAGTGATAGAATACTTTTTTTGACGATAGTTGTCAGACCTGCACTCTCTAACTGCTACAGGAGATACATTAATTTGAGAAATACCCTAACTAAATAACTCAACATTTTGATTCCTATAGTCATCCGCTAGATCGCTGTGTTGGGAGGATGCTGAGACGAGTGAAGCCACTGATGGTATTTATTCTAAATTATATCTCGATACAGCATTTCTTGTAAATTATTTCCCGATGGattccatctcctctgtgtgacgaacaGTGTTGCTAAGCTCATTCAAATTGCACACATTCTGCTCTCTCATGTGCCACCTAAACATCAAACACTCTCCTGTGAGCGTTCtccacacacattttttttcgcaTAAGTGTTCTACGGCATTCTTAACTGGTTAGAGACGATCAAACATTCTCCACCTCAGTCGTGCTCGTTTTGGCTGTCACTCACTCACTCGTGTACAGACAAGCATGCACACTCCTCCTGCACCCGTTACTCTTCCACTCTCGCACTCTTGCCGTTGCTTACTCTTTGATTATTACACACATGAAAACTCCTACTCGCTCTTTCGCTCCCACGCGCTCTTTCGCTCCCGCTCGAACTCTAAGTTCTATTGACATTGCTGCGTTCTATTCGCTATCGTTATTAtaacgacaataataaaaatttaatcacaaagcatgtttcatgcaACAGTTTCAACCTTATTACCGCTATTTACTTGAATTTCGTACAGAGAATTAACAGGAGTACTGGACtagagcgaacacaaacaaTCGTTGAAACCAGCCCCTCACCGGAGGGCTGTTTCAAACACTGCGCAAAACCCtgaactcctgttacttctataaatcgaattcatactaaatagcgtttaattgggtttaatccAATTAGACCATGAGAGTAAAACAATCCTGGAATTAATACGATGTTTTTCTcggtaatcaatattcagaatgttcTTTTACTGTATTTCCATTGCATGCTGCTATTGGGTATTGGACTTTCGACATGTGAATATTATCATCTGCTAGTGAAAATCGTATCTGTCCTTTTTATTTCTTCGAGAAGCTGTGAAATACACCAGCAGCAGCACACTCCCTATCATGGTGCTCGCATTGGCTTcgatttgccaaaaaaaaactaccgtGCGCAGTACACTGCCAGTTCACTGGAAGAGTGCTAACACTCCATGTGTGTAGATGTGGACACGCTCATGGAGTGATTCCTAACATAATGTGAAAGATTGTGGGCTGACCCGCAGCAGTAACCCACTCCTACTGACTCTTACTCATTGCACCCAAAAGAAAACACCACTCGTGTTCAAAATGTACCTTGTTGTGAGTCACTCATAAGCGTACGCGAAGGAGTGCGAGTAAGACAGAATACGTCTCGCCATTGCTCGAAAATGTGCTGCGTGCACTGGGCTCTCGCTCTATTAGCAACACtggtgacgaagagcaagcaaaatttctcccctcgcactgacaacttcaatgagagctcttctctttcacatttgtacaccactgttgtataaagtgtgcacgcatcatgagtgcgtttgtttatttccttttacctcctccactgaatcgcaccaaggtgctagagcattagctaacaAATACTCTGAGGTGGGTgctgatactttcacagaggtgtacacgtcgGTGAGCGgcctggtgtatggtttgcgtagaggAAGCGTGGGGcacacaaaatcagcaaaataaaacaatttaccgtTAAGTTTTCGGTattcattgcaaattttcatagcaaggccagatccactctctattaattgaagttcacagaagtgttcgctcaccatcacgcgccagagatcacttgggtgtattaagGCGAGagtacgtgagagcgattcgtgcgaagagaatgttattctctcgcaccagcttctttcaacacaagcacgcactcaaagtctgactgtctggacactgagaagaagtgcgctttcctctttgtgtggagcggagcaaatgtatccgcagtgtataattgaaacctacgccctggtgtatcactctagtgaaatgccatctctgttgcTATCGTATAATATGGCATCTTGTTGTCGCTGGGAGCTAGTTGCTGTGTACTTTCAACAGACATGGGTCGATATGAATATAATCGATATGAGCCGCAAATATGCATTgtagtattcataataattgcgcACTGCTTGTGAGCAAAGTGTTTAATCATACTATCTGTTACTTTACGACGCTTAGACAAACAAGGTTTTAAgtgatttttcttcgattttgttttaaaaatatctcgaaaacaacTGCTCGCATTATctcaatgaataatttattttaaactGTATGAGGACTTCGAAAGCAATGAATTTGGCGATGGAGAACCAAGATAAATTCATAAAAAAGAAGCACTCTTGTGAAGTATCGGTTTttcatatatctcgaaaatgtaGCTCACTATGAACATTTCCATTGAGCGTAGGTTCATTTCTCAGACACATTTATTCCTATGGAAACGTTTTTtagaaaatcgttgaaaagtttCTTTCGGGAAACTTTTGTATCGATCATCTTCCCAAATTTTTAAAGTATTCATCAGTTTTCTTGTAACTTGACGTTTTtgtagtataacataaaaaaaatcgtaacGGTAGAACAactgagaattttgaaaaataaatttatttttttattttttgaaagatcggaatatatatttttcagtgtatatttttgttttagatAGTTCTTCTCATACACAATTTTCgtagaagctatagatttcGAGCTACAATTGTTTAAGAGTAATGTGGCTTAAATGTTTGTTTTacacccttttgaaaaattagtctTCAGTGATAAAAAAATCCACCAGTGAAAAATAAtcaagtgaagatgaattttatagtaTTCTCAATCATATTTCTATTGTTACAGAAACATTTCTCAAACCGAATGTCAAGTTGGAAACCAACCAACATCAtgtagttcatcgatttgacgggTTTACTGAAAAGGATCTCTCTGctgattgtttttcaattttatctCCGAATAGTCCAACGGGTTTCTCTTCCTTGAGAAACCCTTCGATTCACTCTTTGTACTCTTGGTAGGTCAGTATATAATTTCCTTTTCACATTATTGGTATGCTAATAATTATTTCTGAAAAATATCACAGAAAAGTTCCAATTTCCGTAGATGAAGActtggttgaaattgaaagtttaTCATAACAAGAAATTGGCTAACGGCGCATCTCGAAATAGCGATTAAAGCGACACATTGTGAGGGCTGGATACGTAAGCGCGGTACGCTGTAATATCCTTAATCATTGTTATTCAAGCTCAACTCGACTATTTTCATTACTATTGTTTGAATAATAATCTGAAGAAAGTGCCTGGAAAACGAGTAAGGTTATAAAAAATATCTGTCAAACCATGTAAATCTTTAGTTTTCGGCGTAAATCGTTAAGAAAGGAAGGCGAGATCGACAAATGTCTTTCTGTGTGTAGgtgcgtatatgtgtataaaagatttttctttccgctcaattttctcggaaaatgctGAACCAATtgcaacaaacttagactcgtttgaaagctactatagaGTTATTGATCGAATTCGAAGATCAAGCGACTATCATTAAAGGTCATTTTCCTTGACTAATTGCAACGTAGTTCCCTATGCTTTCAAAAATTCCCGATAAAATGGGAAAATGATGACCATGGTAAGGTggtaaaaaagaaacaaattacATCATAACCCATAAACGATAGAGTAAGTTTtcatctgaaaattttaaatgttttcAATGAAGAAATGTTTTAATGCTattaaatttgggttctaaaTACTATTTCAATAGCCATGcactgattctgtacgctaataaTTTGCttcgaagtctattgaaacagaaaggccaaattccacaaaaggaatgtaatttaggtttctatgcccggtgaaaaatgaacggcggcccTAGTGTAAAATGGGTTGCCAATACGTTTCCTGATAAAAAggtgagtgggtaatgtcagagacataactggatgtcgtgaatacgaaaacaactgacatgttccttaacacttacgaatatcaattagttgatcaattgtatgaaattgtatgtagaatttgaaacgatgcacctaaactaaagtacagattagttacatttaacattctgaaacacaaatattatgaaataaccagtataagtctttataataaaataatgctgGCTCTAAAAAGaatcttttatgaaagcgtttgtgaaaGCGTTCGTGAATTCGAAtcccgatggatgccgctgacttccgtcatctaattccaggctgaactgttg
This genomic window contains:
- the LOC131431370 gene encoding uncharacterized protein LOC131431370; this translates as MFRAMYNNGRTDTRKELVNEKCESMLFRNPMIEGVKWVERYALTVDKFWIKLPEYMRNTFVTFALVLMASTIKGDWIAIVVHMVKHFNGTSDSGSSPRLTDTIATANRTEKAEWDFLLEYLNLQGLPHYVIWAVIGSFLIYFSAGGFIHWYYYINKRDKPHEWKCQPEKFMAPELELHEVFVGSFSLLIMSCLSGILSCYAMNNGRLLTLYYRWDEYGWWWFFAQIIVIFLYQDYLTYWLHRIYHWPWLYKNFHKLHHTYKQPTAFSVTAIHPIEILHVQLTMLLPIFTIPTHWAAFYFVEIYTYVHGILNHSGVSIKSFWWQPWQPDTMFHDNHHQYFHVNFGFNIYLWDVLHGTYRRKDRVYSEDIFFGKGKSFDQVSKEQLLVDLAERKTENPKAYRENVNEYEVSDLEITKLVKNPKNR